From the genome of Gemmatimonas phototrophica, one region includes:
- the lpxB gene encoding lipid-A-disaccharide synthase has protein sequence MSQQVGRPVREVLFVVGEASGDLHAGKVAEILRELVPDVHMVGVGGGHMQRAGVELLEDVKHLAVMGFVEVLQHVPKHWALLKRLRARIESGRVGLVVLLDYPGFNLKVAEVAHRAGVPVLYYITPQVWAWGAKRLPTIARLVTKAAPILPFEEALLRQHGVDATFVGHPLLDRAQSLPSAKEARQSLGLAPDRPVLAVFPGSRKAEIARHLQSFVEAAQEVQRRRPDVQVVVGAAPTVTIPPAACPFPLVQGPSFVAQRAATAGLLKSGTNTLEAAVAGLPHVIGYKTSPITYAIAKRVVKIPHIGLVNVVAGREVSKEFVQDAFVPARVADALMPLLEMQSPERQRAEAGLAEVRGKLGTAGASRRVAEMIVGMLAP, from the coding sequence ATGTCGCAGCAGGTGGGGCGCCCGGTGCGTGAAGTGCTGTTCGTCGTTGGAGAGGCCTCCGGCGATTTGCACGCGGGAAAGGTTGCGGAGATTCTTCGCGAACTGGTTCCCGATGTGCACATGGTTGGTGTTGGCGGTGGCCATATGCAGCGGGCAGGGGTGGAACTCTTGGAGGATGTCAAACACCTGGCCGTGATGGGGTTTGTAGAGGTACTTCAGCACGTGCCCAAGCATTGGGCGTTGCTGAAGCGTCTGCGCGCGCGAATTGAAAGCGGTCGGGTCGGGCTTGTGGTGCTGCTCGACTATCCGGGTTTCAATCTGAAGGTGGCCGAGGTTGCCCATCGCGCCGGTGTGCCGGTGTTGTACTACATCACGCCGCAGGTGTGGGCGTGGGGCGCCAAACGCTTACCCACGATTGCCCGTCTGGTCACCAAGGCCGCGCCGATCTTGCCCTTTGAAGAGGCGCTGCTGCGTCAACATGGCGTGGATGCCACATTCGTGGGCCATCCGTTGCTTGATCGGGCCCAGTCACTGCCGTCTGCAAAGGAAGCGCGGCAATCGCTTGGGCTGGCCCCTGATCGACCGGTCCTCGCGGTCTTTCCGGGCAGTCGCAAAGCGGAGATTGCCCGTCACCTGCAATCGTTCGTTGAAGCCGCGCAAGAGGTACAGCGTCGGCGTCCCGATGTGCAGGTGGTCGTGGGCGCGGCACCGACGGTCACGATTCCCCCGGCGGCATGCCCCTTTCCCCTTGTGCAAGGGCCGTCGTTCGTGGCGCAACGCGCCGCCACGGCAGGGCTGCTCAAGAGCGGCACCAATACGCTCGAAGCGGCGGTGGCCGGTTTGCCCCATGTGATCGGCTACAAGACCAGTCCCATCACCTATGCCATCGCCAAACGTGTGGTGAAAATTCCCCATATTGGCTTGGTCAATGTGGTGGCAGGGCGTGAAGTGTCGAAGGAGTTTGTGCAGGATGCATTTGTGCCGGCACGAGTGGCGGATGCGCTGATGCCCTTGTTGGAGATGCAGAGCCCCGAGCGTCAACGGGCCGAAGCGGGATTGGCCGAAGTCCGTGGCAAGCTGGGAACAGCTGGTGCCTCGCGACGGGTGGCTGAGATGATCGTGGGGATGTTGGCGCCATGA
- a CDS encoding lysophospholipid acyltransferase family protein: protein MTASATAGTRPGVVLDWKTRLAITVGGLLVALLGRTWRVRTYGRDAQLRPSGYVGPVVYTLWHGQMLSLLWRHTVRTGVLVSEHKDGEIITRILEQFGMFGVRGSSSRGGTRALLEAVQVVKGGTHMAFTPDGPRGPRHSFAPGALILAHRAAVPIVTITAHVDRVWRFGSWDAFELPKPFARITVLYGEPRVVQGDDVRAAAERAAEFTQYMHEDRARADVLAAGGARTSGTPSAAVPTGPADS, encoded by the coding sequence ATGACGGCGTCCGCCACCGCTGGGACACGCCCCGGAGTGGTTCTGGACTGGAAGACACGTCTGGCGATCACGGTTGGCGGACTCCTGGTCGCGCTGCTCGGGCGCACGTGGCGTGTGCGAACCTACGGTCGTGACGCGCAGCTGCGACCATCGGGCTATGTCGGCCCGGTGGTGTATACGTTGTGGCACGGCCAGATGCTTTCACTGCTCTGGCGGCACACGGTTCGCACAGGCGTGCTGGTGAGTGAACACAAGGACGGCGAAATCATCACGCGCATTCTGGAACAGTTCGGCATGTTCGGCGTGCGTGGCTCTTCTTCGCGTGGCGGAACGCGGGCGTTGCTGGAGGCGGTGCAGGTGGTGAAGGGCGGGACGCACATGGCCTTCACGCCGGACGGACCACGTGGGCCGCGCCATAGCTTTGCGCCGGGGGCCTTAATCCTCGCGCATCGCGCCGCGGTCCCCATTGTCACCATTACGGCCCACGTGGACCGCGTGTGGCGATTCGGCAGTTGGGACGCGTTTGAGCTACCCAAGCCATTTGCCCGAATCACCGTGCTGTATGGCGAGCCACGAGTGGTGCAAGGTGATGATGTGCGTGCTGCGGCCGAACGCGCGGCCGAATTTACGCAGTACATGCATGAGGATCGTGCTCGGGCCGATGTGCTGGCGGCGGGTGGGGCACGCACGAGCGGGACGCCGTCGGCCGCCGTGCCGACCGGTCCCGCCGACAGCTGA
- a CDS encoding tetraacyldisaccharide 4'-kinase, with translation MSTDARLRAFAEWVWYSGRAGASAVRTVLSPGEWVFTRIVNARNRAFDAESVGGRGILSSLPVLSVGNLTVGGTGKTPVSSWFAARLRARGAHPALILRGYGDDEWRVHQLLVPGLPVLANRDRLQAIRHARHDGADCAVLDDAFQHRRVDRVSDVVLVSADRFTPDVRLLPCGPYREGLDALRRATCVVITAKAATEAQVRRTEEAVARAAPDVPLAVVRLVPDRIRVAPQSNPVHGVTENAGWGEPLVWLRDQRVLLASAIADADAFERQVVASGVPVVRHIRFPDHYAFTPHDVAQMVEAAQGGDGVLCTLKDAVKLGPLWPRAAAPLWYLSQTLVVDRGAEVLERECDRVLAARAATVPTAG, from the coding sequence ATGTCCACCGATGCCCGGTTACGCGCCTTCGCGGAGTGGGTATGGTATTCGGGCCGTGCCGGTGCCTCCGCCGTGCGGACAGTGCTGTCTCCCGGCGAATGGGTGTTTACCCGAATCGTGAACGCAAGGAACCGGGCGTTTGATGCCGAGTCGGTTGGCGGTCGAGGCATTCTCTCGTCGCTTCCGGTCTTGTCGGTTGGCAATCTGACCGTCGGGGGGACCGGAAAAACGCCGGTCTCGTCCTGGTTCGCAGCCCGGCTCCGTGCACGCGGCGCGCACCCGGCGCTGATCCTGCGCGGCTACGGCGACGATGAGTGGCGCGTACACCAACTGCTGGTCCCGGGCCTCCCAGTGTTGGCCAATAGGGATCGGCTTCAGGCGATACGGCACGCGCGTCATGATGGTGCCGACTGCGCCGTGCTGGATGACGCCTTTCAGCACCGCCGGGTAGACCGCGTGTCTGACGTGGTTCTGGTGAGCGCCGATCGTTTCACCCCGGATGTGCGCCTGCTCCCCTGTGGGCCCTACCGGGAAGGGCTGGACGCGCTCCGGAGGGCCACGTGCGTGGTGATTACGGCGAAGGCCGCAACCGAGGCCCAGGTGCGCCGGACTGAAGAGGCGGTCGCTCGCGCCGCACCTGATGTCCCACTGGCCGTAGTTCGCCTGGTGCCCGACCGCATTCGTGTGGCGCCCCAGTCGAACCCCGTGCATGGTGTTACTGAAAACGCAGGTTGGGGTGAACCTCTGGTCTGGCTCCGCGACCAGCGCGTGCTGTTGGCGTCTGCCATTGCCGATGCTGACGCGTTTGAACGGCAAGTCGTCGCCTCCGGTGTGCCGGTGGTGAGGCATATTCGCTTCCCTGATCATTACGCCTTCACACCGCATGACGTGGCACAGATGGTCGAGGCAGCGCAGGGGGGCGATGGCGTGCTGTGCACGCTCAAGGATGCCGTCAAACTCGGTCCGCTATGGCCTCGCGCTGCCGCTCCGCTTTGGTATCTTTCACAGACACTCGTGGTTGATCGAGGCGCCGAAGTCCTGGAGCGGGAATGTGACCGGGTTCTGGCGGCGCGCGCAGCCACGGTTCCTACCGCCGGCTGA